The genomic DNA TAAGCGGCGTTTCCGACCACTACGCGGTGGACGACGAGGACGCGATCCGCATCGTGCGCGACATCTGCGAAAACTTGAACCGGCCGCGTCCGTACGAGCTTGACAGGATTGAGACCGAAGATCCGTTTTACGATCCGGAAGAGATTTACGGAATACTGCCGCCGGATGTGCGCAAGCCGTATGAAGTGAAGGAAATAATCGCCCGGATGGTGGACGGAAGCCGGTTCCACGAGTTCAAGCGTGATTACGCGACGACGGTGATCACAGGATTCGCGCGCATCCACGGCTATCCGGTTGCGATCCTCGCCAACCAGGGGATTCTGTTCAACGACTCCGCGCTGAAATGCACGCACTTCATCGTGATGGCCTGCGAGCGGCGGATTCCGCTTGTATTTTTGCAGAATATCACCGGATACATGGTCGGCAAGAAGTACGAAGCCGAGGGAATCGCGAAGAACGGTGCGAAGATGGTGCACGCTGTCGCGAACGCAAACGTCCCCAAGTTCACGGTGATGATCGGCGGCAGTTTCGGCGCGGGGAACTACGGCATGTGCGGACGCGCGTACGGCGCGCGGCAGCTATGGAGTTGGCCGAATTCCCGGATAAGCGTGATGGGCGGCGAGCAGGCCGCCGGCGTGCTGGCAACGGTCAAGCAGGACCAGCTTGCAAGGGAAGGCAAGCCGCTTATGACGCCGGAGGAAGAAGCCGAATTCAAGCGCCCGACGCTTGAAAAATACGAATTCGAGGGCAATCCGTACTACGCCACCGCGCGGCTTTGGGACGACGGGATAATAGATCCCGTCAAGACGCGGGAGATTCTGGCGCTGGGGATATCCGCGGCGCTGAACATGCCCATCCCGCCGCCGCAGTTCGGCGTGTGGAGGATGTGATGGATTAATCGAATTCCACCTATTTCCAGGAGTGCGCCCTTCAGGGCGCAGTCTTGAAATGACCGAATAAAATCAAAGGGCGCCTCCGCATCTGCTCATTGGCGGCGAAACATGTTTTGTTACTGGATCGACGTTTAAAAGATTCGATTTGCCGCCAAAAGCGCGGGGGATTACATTGAATACAATTTTGACATTTGCGAATTCAATGTACTTGCATTTGCCGCGGTGATTATGACAAACCATTTTCTTGTCCTGTTGCAGCCTAAGTTCGTAGAGGGCGACAGATCGATTGGTTTGGATAAGGTAACGAACATGATCAAAGGACGATCATCGCATGATATTAGCAAGCTGCTGGGCCAATCCGGAACGCTTTGGGGACGTGGATATTTCGATGACATTGTTAACGGAGAAAAATCATTAAATGCAGGATTAAACTATTTGCTGGATAATCCCATGAAAGCCAAGCTGGCAAAGAATTGGGAAGAATATCCCTGCCTGTGGACGAGTGGAATGAACAATCAGATTGGCGGATGAATTCGCTCTCCAAGATCGCGGTCTAGAGGCCGCGCTCCTTTGTTTATAAACCGAATTCCACTGTTACTCCCCCTGCCCGATGGGGTATCATACTCGTTCGGCCAACCGGCCGTATGAGATGATGGCATGTGGTGGCATTTTTCCGAAACCGAAGAAGGCGTGCGGCGGCAGTCGATCAAGGAGCTTCTCTCCAAGGTCGTGCCGCTGTTCCGGCCGTATAAAGGCTACCTGCTTCTCGCTCTCGGGCTGCTTGTGCTTATCACGCTTTCCCAGCTCGCCGGGCCGCTCGTCCTCAAGCACATCATAGACAAAAGCGTTCCGGCCAAGGATGTTGCGGGCGTGCTCATCGCCGCGCTCATCTATATATTCGTGGTCGCAGGCGGCGCGGGCGTGGGCTACCTGCAGGCTATCAACCTGTTCCGGCTGGGCATCAACGTCATCACCGACCTCAAGGGCAGGCTGTTCGAGCACGTTTTGCATCTCGGCCTCGACTTCCACGAGCAGCATCCGCCGGGCAAGCTTATCTCCCGCGTCGAAAGCGACACCGAAACGCTGAAGGAGTTGTTCGGCGACGTCGCGGTCAACCTGCTGCGCAACATTATTCTGTTCGTCGGAATACTTGTCGTGCTGTTCTTCCAGAATGCAGCGATTGCGGCGTGGATATTTTTGCTTGTTCCACTGATGTTCGGAGCCACATTCCTGTTCCTGACGAAGATGCGCAAGTACTGGCGTGAGTGGCGCGCGCAGTGGGCCATCGTGACCGGCTACGTCACCGAGTACGTGCAGGGAATCGAAGTCATCCAGCAGTTCAACTACCAGCAGCGCGCGCGGGAGCGGATGCGCGAGGTCAACCTCGGCAAGTTCCGCGTCGAAGTGCCCGCGATGTTCTTCGAGTACGGCTTCTGGGGCGGGTTCATGTACGGCGAAATCGTGGCGATAGTCGTCGTGCTTGTGATAGGCGTCAAGGGAGTGATGGCAGGAACGCTGACCGTGGGAACGCTGGTGCTTTTCATAGAGTTCATCCGCAAGATGTTCGAGCCGATCATGATGGTCAGCGAGCAGCTTAACTTCATCCAGCGCTCTATGATTTCGGTCGAGCGCGTGTTCGGAATCCTCGAAACGAAGCCGTCCATCGTGGACGGCCCCGCGCCCGCCGAGGAACTCAAGTTCGAACGCGAAATCCGGTTCGAAAACGTGCGGTTTGCGTACGAAACCGGCAACTGGATCGTCAACGGCGTGAGTTTCAGCATCCGCAAGGGAGAAAAGGTCGCGCTGGTCGGAACTTCCGGCGGCGGCAAGAGCACGATCGTAAATCTGCTGTTGCGCTTCTACGATCCGCAGGAAGGCCGGATTACGGTGGACGGCCGCGACATCCGCGAGTTCCCGGTAAAGGCATGGCGCGGACTGGTCGGCCTCGTCCTGCAGGATATTTTTCTGTTTCCCGGAAGCGTCGCGGACAACCTGCGCGTCTTCGACCGCTCGATATCGCTTGAGCGCGTCGCGGAAACCGCGGCGATATCGCGCGCGGACGGAATCATCGAGCGCATACCAGGCGGATACGAAGGTGAGCTTGCCGAGCGCGGCGCGAATCTGTCTGTCGGAGAGCGCCAGCTCATTTCGTTCGCGCGCGCGCTGGTTTACGATCCGCC from bacterium includes the following:
- a CDS encoding methylcrotonoyl-CoA carboxylase, whose product is MERIQSRINTNSADFKENDRHNRALVAELNERTAKVKQGGGGKYLERHREQGKLFVRERLALLLDPGTPWLEFSALAGWEMYDSYVPAGGIVTGIGRVSGVECVIVANDATVKGGTYHPITIKKHLRAQEIALENNLPCIYLVDSGGVFLPLQAELFPDKEHFGRIFYNQAIMSARNIPQISAVMGSCTAGGAYVPAMSDETIIVKGYGTIFLGGPPLVKAATGEECTPEELGGAEVHTRISGVSDHYAVDDEDAIRIVRDICENLNRPRPYELDRIETEDPFYDPEEIYGILPPDVRKPYEVKEIIARMVDGSRFHEFKRDYATTVITGFARIHGYPVAILANQGILFNDSALKCTHFIVMACERRIPLVFLQNITGYMVGKKYEAEGIAKNGAKMVHAVANANVPKFTVMIGGSFGAGNYGMCGRAYGARQLWSWPNSRISVMGGEQAAGVLATVKQDQLAREGKPLMTPEEEAEFKRPTLEKYEFEGNPYYATARLWDDGIIDPVKTREILALGISAALNMPIPPPQFGVWRM
- a CDS encoding transposase encodes the protein MRFAAKSAGDYIEYNFDICEFNVLAFAAVIMTNHFLVLLQPKFVEGDRSIGLDKVTNMIKGRSSHDISKLLGQSGTLWGRGYFDDIVNGEKSLNAGLNYLLDNPMKAKLAKNWEEYPCLWTSGMNNQIGG
- a CDS encoding ABC transporter ATP-binding protein, with translation MWWHFSETEEGVRRQSIKELLSKVVPLFRPYKGYLLLALGLLVLITLSQLAGPLVLKHIIDKSVPAKDVAGVLIAALIYIFVVAGGAGVGYLQAINLFRLGINVITDLKGRLFEHVLHLGLDFHEQHPPGKLISRVESDTETLKELFGDVAVNLLRNIILFVGILVVLFFQNAAIAAWIFLLVPLMFGATFLFLTKMRKYWREWRAQWAIVTGYVTEYVQGIEVIQQFNYQQRARERMREVNLGKFRVEVPAMFFEYGFWGGFMYGEIVAIVVVLVIGVKGVMAGTLTVGTLVLFIEFIRKMFEPIMMVSEQLNFIQRSMISVERVFGILETKPSIVDGPAPAEELKFEREIRFENVRFAYETGNWIVNGVSFSIRKGEKVALVGTSGGGKSTIVNLLLRFYDPQEGRITVDGRDIREFPVKAWRGLVGLVLQDIFLFPGSVADNLRVFDRSISLERVAETAAISRADGIIERIPGGYEGELAERGANLSVGERQLISFARALVYDPPLLVLDEATSSVDPHTERMVQEALDRLLAGRTAVIVAHRLSTILNANKILLIHDGRIAEEGRHEELLALDGLYAKLFRLQFAGMAGEPAAPVAPLQAAAAGGGAA